One genomic window of Amphiura filiformis chromosome 3, Afil_fr2py, whole genome shotgun sequence includes the following:
- the LOC140149081 gene encoding casein kinase I, with protein MSSAGTGKSEFIVGGKYRLVRKIGSGSFGDIYLGINITNGEEVAVKLESHKARHPQLLYESKLYKILNGGPGIPHVRWYGQEKDYNVLVMDLLGPSLEDLFNFCSRKFTMKTVLMLADQMISRIEYVHSKHFIHRDIKPDNFLMGIGRHCNQLFLIDFGLAKKYRDSRSKQHIPYREDKNLTGTARYASINAHLGIEQSRRDDMESMGYVLMYFNRTSLPWQGLKAATKKQKYEKISEKKMSTPVEVLCKGFPAEFAMYLNYCRGLRFEETPDYMYLRQLFRILFRTLNHQYDYTFDWTMLKQKQAHPQVPSAVVASGTHGGQGHNPRSSHQATATKDTSKSKR; from the exons ATGTCAAGTGCGGGAACGGGAAAATCCGAGTTTATTGTGGGTGGGAAGTACCGCCTGGTAAGAAAAATAGGTAGTGGATCTTTCGGAGATATCTACCTCGGAATTAACATCACAAATGGAGAG GAGGTAGCAGTTAAATTGGAATCACACAAAGCCAGACATCCACAGTTACTGTATGAAAGCAAGTTATATAAAATCTTGAATGGAGGACCAGGAATACCACATGTCAG GTGGTATGGCCAAGAAAAAGACTACAATGTACTTGTTATGGATCTGTTAGGACCTAGCCTGGAAGATCTTTTTAATTTCTGCAGTAGGAAGTTTACAatgaaaacagttttgatgttgGCAGATCag ATGATCAGTCGGATTGAGTATGTACACTCAAAGCACTTTATCCACCGAGACATTAAGCCAGACAACTTCTTAATGGGCATCGGAAGACACTGTAATCAG CTTTTCCTGATAGACTTTGGTTTGGCCAAAAAGTACAGAGACAGTCGTAGTAAACAGCACATCCCTTACAGGGAGGACAAAAACTTGACTGGTACAGCCAGATATGCAAGTATCAATGCACATCTAGGAATAGAACAAAG TCGACGAGATGACATGGAGTCTATGGGGTATGTGTTAATGTACTTCAACAGGACAAGCCTACCGTGGCAGGGGCTGAAGGCAGCCACAAAGAAACAGAAGTATGAGAAGATTAGCGAGAAGAAGATGTCCACTCCAGTGGAAGTTCTCTGCAAG GGCTTCCCAGCAGAATTTGCCATGTACCTAAACTACTGCAGGGGTCTGCGCTTTGAAGAGACACCGGATTACATGTACTTGCGCCAACTATTCAGAATCTTATTCCGCACGCTAAACCATCAGTATGACTACACATTTGACTGGACCATGCTCAAGCAGAAGCAAGCACACCCACAAGTACCCAGCGCGGTGGTAGCCTCCGGAACTCACGGCGGCCAGGGGCATAACCCACGCAGCAGTCATCAGGCCACGGCAACAAAAGATACCAGCAAAAGTAAACGCTGA